A DNA window from Streptomyces sp. CA-278952 contains the following coding sequences:
- a CDS encoding ParB N-terminal domain-containing protein, with product MHTRPLRTNATKPEKRKALELAKIRLSDIRITKSPTERIRDLDGLASSIRTSGLKEPLLVAEKDHFLLSGNRRFEASKQAHMHFVAAIFAKDIEEGALELRQHIENPDPLYSLPMTVTERVTAAFNLHRLPPPSGADEGFRREVSAAAAVGLPTKVYKVLRSTLRKAEREMTTPDSAGTAERSLSLMVEAVEKPGLDYPLVSVLAKLHQLLLQGICPDTLESCFPYLGGKPRVHEAGSTSARIASSSLPKARSHRREYDYVRTADVVIGTLEGLSDVVTDDLATSEHFAYMLKALKDARRMSHTYVKKMEKMRNE from the coding sequence TTGCACACCCGTCCCCTCCGGACGAACGCCACCAAGCCCGAGAAGAGGAAAGCGTTGGAGCTTGCGAAGATCAGACTTTCCGATATTAGAATCACGAAATCCCCTACCGAAAGAATCCGAGACCTTGACGGCCTGGCCTCGTCCATCAGGACTTCCGGCTTGAAGGAGCCCCTACTCGTCGCCGAGAAGGACCACTTCCTATTGAGCGGAAATAGGAGATTCGAGGCGAGCAAGCAGGCCCATATGCACTTCGTGGCCGCCATCTTCGCCAAGGATATCGAAGAAGGCGCCCTGGAGCTGCGGCAGCATATCGAAAATCCAGACCCACTCTACTCACTCCCTATGACCGTAACGGAAAGAGTGACGGCTGCCTTCAACTTGCATCGGCTTCCACCACCCAGTGGCGCCGACGAAGGATTCCGGCGAGAAGTTTCAGCCGCTGCCGCTGTGGGCCTCCCCACCAAGGTGTACAAGGTGCTTCGCTCCACCCTCCGGAAAGCAGAGAGGGAGATGACCACCCCCGACTCTGCAGGAACGGCCGAGAGATCGCTCTCTCTCATGGTGGAAGCAGTCGAAAAACCCGGCCTTGACTACCCCCTGGTGTCCGTGCTCGCGAAATTGCACCAGCTACTCCTGCAGGGAATCTGCCCCGACACGCTGGAATCCTGCTTCCCATACCTAGGCGGTAAGCCGAGGGTGCACGAAGCTGGCTCAACCAGTGCCCGCATTGCCAGTAGCTCCCTCCCCAAGGCTCGCTCCCACCGGAGGGAATACGACTATGTCCGAACCGCCGATGTAGTTATTGGAACGCTAGAAGGGTTGTCTGATGTCGTAACAGACGACCTGGCAACCTCCGAGCATTTCGCATACATGCTCAAGGCGCTTAAGGATGCCCGCCGAATGTCGCACACGTACGTAAAAAAGATGGAGAAGATGCGCAATGAGTAG
- a CDS encoding HAD family hydrolase has product MPHRTDVADRRGLILDFAGVLTASPIDIHRAWCVSEGLAPGAWRSTLNDHPEGRRLYEALEIGEIGQAEWNEGTAALLGAHVDPVNLMGRAWARVPVARRMVALARAARASGHRLALLSNSFGLDPFNPYEHVGIWDLFDVHVVSELVGMAKPDPAIYELALERIGLPAERCVFVDDHAVNLPPAADLGIATVHVTDEDEAVTELEALLGVTAVLAA; this is encoded by the coding sequence ATGCCGCACAGGACTGATGTCGCCGACAGGCGCGGCCTGATCCTCGACTTCGCCGGGGTGCTTACCGCCAGCCCGATCGATATCCACCGCGCCTGGTGCGTGTCGGAAGGGCTGGCTCCGGGCGCATGGCGCAGCACTCTCAACGATCACCCTGAGGGCCGGCGTCTGTACGAGGCTCTGGAGATCGGGGAGATCGGGCAGGCCGAGTGGAACGAGGGCACGGCCGCGCTGTTGGGTGCGCACGTGGATCCGGTGAACCTGATGGGGCGGGCCTGGGCCCGGGTGCCTGTGGCCCGTCGGATGGTCGCGCTCGCGCGTGCCGCGCGTGCCTCCGGCCACCGGCTTGCGCTGCTGTCCAACAGCTTCGGCCTCGACCCGTTCAACCCGTACGAACACGTCGGCATCTGGGACCTGTTCGACGTGCACGTCGTCTCCGAGCTGGTCGGCATGGCGAAGCCCGATCCGGCGATCTACGAACTCGCCCTGGAGCGGATCGGACTGCCTGCCGAGCGGTGCGTATTCGTGGACGATCACGCGGTGAACCTTCCGCCGGCCGCCGATCTGGGCATCGCCACGGTCCACGTCACGGACGAGGATGAGGCCGTGACAGAGCTGGAGGCCCTCCTTGGTGTCACGGCGGTGCTCGCCGCGTGA
- a CDS encoding helix-turn-helix domain-containing protein translates to MQWSEYTTSERLKALRGGMTQEQLAEAAGVSFGVVRKLERGGTASLPSLLSIADALGTDIAVLLGQQAPRRSMDRDERAALRLVSAATHDAAIGIPAEVEPGTVEELRAVVRRADAAYWGGRYTELGTLLGGLLPEARARFDTAGLDEREAAAGVLVDTFQTAGMAANVLGSRDLAYAALTYGRQIAVQGGDDLREAHLAATTAWVNLRDGRTKQGFLLAVAQADRIEPKMSEHDPDRLSVYGQLVTNAAVAASRGGANSDNAREYLSQAHAVAARIGDEHARGAHAQPYGPMYAATQAMSIAVALGDTAGALRLMDTVRLDDTVPLATRARYGLDVALTQVECRRWEAAADTLQAVCAMAPGWVRHQMLPGVIISRLAGVSVNRLRGLANSAGVPLGVR, encoded by the coding sequence ATGCAGTGGTCGGAGTACACCACCTCTGAGCGCTTGAAGGCGCTGCGCGGTGGCATGACACAGGAGCAGTTGGCGGAGGCGGCCGGCGTGTCCTTCGGCGTGGTGCGCAAGCTCGAACGCGGCGGGACGGCTTCCCTGCCGTCCTTGCTGTCGATCGCCGACGCGCTCGGTACGGACATCGCCGTGCTCCTCGGGCAGCAGGCGCCACGGCGGTCCATGGACCGCGACGAGCGGGCTGCGTTGCGCCTGGTCTCCGCAGCCACTCATGACGCGGCCATCGGCATCCCCGCCGAGGTCGAGCCGGGCACCGTCGAAGAGCTCCGCGCCGTCGTCCGTCGTGCGGACGCCGCGTACTGGGGAGGCCGGTACACCGAGCTCGGTACTCTCCTTGGGGGGCTCCTTCCCGAGGCGCGGGCCAGGTTCGACACGGCCGGCCTCGATGAGCGGGAGGCCGCCGCCGGCGTCTTGGTCGACACCTTTCAGACGGCGGGCATGGCCGCCAACGTGCTCGGATCACGAGATCTGGCGTATGCGGCGCTGACGTACGGACGCCAGATCGCCGTGCAGGGCGGAGATGATCTCCGTGAAGCGCACCTTGCCGCGACCACCGCGTGGGTCAACCTCCGCGACGGCCGGACCAAGCAGGGCTTCCTCCTTGCCGTAGCACAAGCCGACCGGATCGAGCCCAAGATGAGCGAGCACGACCCGGACCGGCTGAGTGTGTACGGGCAGCTCGTCACGAACGCCGCCGTCGCCGCGTCCCGGGGCGGTGCGAACTCGGACAACGCCCGTGAATACCTCTCGCAGGCGCATGCCGTCGCTGCCCGCATCGGGGACGAGCATGCCCGTGGCGCGCACGCCCAGCCGTACGGACCGATGTACGCCGCAACGCAGGCCATGAGTATCGCCGTAGCCCTCGGCGATACGGCTGGAGCGCTGCGGCTCATGGACACCGTTCGCCTGGACGACACGGTGCCCCTGGCCACTCGGGCCCGCTACGGCCTGGACGTAGCGCTCACCCAGGTCGAATGCCGTCGGTGGGAGGCCGCAGCCGACACCCTCCAGGCCGTCTGCGCGATGGCCCCGGGATGGGTGCGTCACCAGATGCTTCCCGGCGTCATCATCAGTCGACTCGCCGGGGTGTCCGTCAACCGACTGCGAGGACTGGCGAACTCCGCGGGCGTACCCCTCGGAGTGCGTTGA
- a CDS encoding recombinase family protein yields MPINPPGGLGHVPVAVYSCATTSTALGESEERGRYYAEARHWHVAGVWSDPAPSLPLMERPGWQAVTAALSAGMIRGVVVSGLTHVAADAAQFAALGVLLRDRGGFLADASSGTPTRRTPGQARRRRDIADAASGWFTQTGTYEEDGS; encoded by the coding sequence ATGCCGATCAACCCGCCCGGCGGCCTCGGGCACGTACCCGTCGCCGTCTACTCCTGCGCCACCACCTCCACCGCCCTCGGTGAGAGCGAGGAGCGTGGCCGCTACTACGCCGAGGCCCGGCACTGGCACGTCGCCGGCGTCTGGTCCGACCCCGCCCCGTCGCTGCCGCTCATGGAGCGGCCGGGCTGGCAGGCCGTCACGGCCGCCCTGTCCGCCGGAATGATCCGAGGTGTCGTCGTCAGCGGCCTGACGCATGTCGCCGCCGACGCCGCCCAGTTCGCGGCTCTCGGCGTTCTCCTCCGCGACCGGGGAGGGTTCCTCGCGGACGCGTCGAGCGGCACCCCGACCCGTCGAACCCCCGGCCAGGCCCGTCGTCGCCGCGACATCGCGGACGCGGCCTCCGGCTGGTTCACGCAGACAGGCACGTACGAGGAGGACGGCTCGTGA
- a CDS encoding glycosyltransferase family 8 protein: MYAFGLCIDQQYLVPGLAALAGLADSLTPAARREAAVRVLTLDLTPSQALLLADLAKRAGVGSFDLRQCAPLRSSRMADASYITVTTYLRFEFTPSFVRRPYLIYVDADVLVRGDVSEPLGSLAPDETGAVRDEFNPTVGECPALPGAAERWPHLRGRPYFNAGVLWAHTDHMSRIRRGVEQALIHARRHILHNDQDALNLWLLRSGRVRPVSGGFNRFEVGRFLERGNWVRRVVTRSPKPDPAAALVHFVGPEKPWQADCPVTEEVVEYRRHLERAMRHVRRLGAVGVEPAGGR, translated from the coding sequence GTGTACGCGTTCGGCCTCTGCATCGACCAGCAATACCTCGTCCCCGGCCTCGCCGCCCTCGCTGGCCTGGCCGACAGCCTCACCCCGGCCGCCCGCCGCGAAGCTGCCGTACGGGTGCTCACCCTCGACCTGACCCCGTCGCAGGCCCTCCTCCTCGCCGACCTCGCCAAGCGGGCCGGCGTCGGCTCCTTCGACCTCCGTCAATGCGCCCCTCTGCGCTCCTCGCGCATGGCAGACGCCTCGTACATCACCGTCACGACCTATCTGAGGTTCGAGTTCACGCCGAGCTTCGTCCGCCGTCCCTACCTGATCTACGTGGACGCCGACGTACTCGTACGCGGAGACGTGAGCGAGCCGCTCGGCTCCCTCGCGCCGGACGAGACGGGCGCCGTGCGGGACGAGTTCAACCCGACCGTCGGCGAGTGCCCGGCGCTGCCCGGAGCCGCCGAGCGCTGGCCCCACCTGCGCGGACGCCCGTACTTCAACGCCGGCGTGCTCTGGGCCCACACCGATCACATGTCCCGCATCCGCCGAGGCGTCGAGCAGGCCCTGATCCACGCCCGGCGCCACATCCTCCACAACGACCAGGACGCCCTGAACCTGTGGCTTCTGCGATCCGGCCGAGTGCGCCCGGTGTCCGGTGGTTTCAACCGGTTCGAGGTCGGCCGATTCCTGGAACGCGGGAACTGGGTGCGCCGGGTCGTCACACGGTCGCCGAAGCCCGATCCGGCTGCCGCCCTCGTGCACTTCGTCGGTCCCGAGAAGCCGTGGCAGGCCGACTGCCCCGTCACGGAGGAAGTCGTCGAATACCGGCGGCACCTGGAAAGGGCCATGCGTCACGTCCGGCGTCTGGGTGCCGTCGGCGTGGAACCGGCGGGTGGGCGGTGA
- a CDS encoding phosphotransferase → MSAGVPPAVSRAALALTGVPARTARRLSARTRTVVYRAGLADGRGVVIKLYAATARRNAITESAAIRAVADHVPVPALIGYGHVPGHEATALVTADLGPLTLGCAMRSGRISDERALKDLAGLLGRLHRAPVRPSAPRRPLHEQVTSLGRRCPPSNLDRIAPALAAIADAVHTAPVWCHGDLHGDNVVIAGPRAIRHLIDFTDAAAGPRESDVAQTLVMTGALSTLRARTVTDAYPLALDRHLLGAWVILHTLRSWAHSSPGDDRALWARRLDDLSRRTPHFFRTRRPERTR, encoded by the coding sequence GTGAGTGCGGGGGTACCGCCCGCTGTCTCGCGCGCTGCCCTCGCCCTGACCGGGGTACCGGCCCGCACCGCCCGCCGGCTGTCCGCACGTACGCGCACCGTCGTGTACCGGGCGGGCCTGGCCGACGGACGCGGTGTCGTGATCAAGCTGTACGCGGCGACCGCACGCCGCAACGCGATCACGGAGAGCGCTGCCATCCGGGCCGTGGCCGATCACGTCCCCGTACCGGCCCTCATCGGATACGGGCACGTTCCAGGCCACGAGGCGACCGCCCTCGTCACCGCCGACCTCGGCCCGCTCACCCTCGGCTGCGCCATGCGCTCCGGCCGGATCTCCGACGAGCGAGCTCTGAAAGACCTGGCCGGCCTGCTCGGCCGCCTGCACCGGGCCCCCGTCCGGCCGTCGGCCCCGCGCCGGCCGCTCCACGAGCAGGTCACCTCACTGGGCCGCCGCTGCCCGCCCAGCAACCTCGACCGCATCGCGCCCGCGCTGGCCGCCATCGCCGACGCCGTCCACACAGCGCCCGTGTGGTGCCACGGCGACCTCCACGGCGACAACGTCGTGATCGCCGGCCCCCGAGCCATCCGTCACCTGATCGACTTCACCGACGCCGCGGCCGGTCCCCGCGAATCCGACGTCGCCCAGACCCTCGTCATGACCGGCGCCCTCTCGACTCTCCGGGCCCGCACGGTCACCGACGCCTACCCCCTTGCCCTCGATCGCCACCTGTTGGGCGCCTGGGTCATCCTCCACACCCTGCGCTCCTGGGCGCATTCCTCCCCAGGCGACGACCGCGCCTTGTGGGCCCGCCGCCTGGACGACCTCAGCCGACGGACCCCGCACTTCTTCCGTACGCGCCGCCCGGAAAGGACGCGCTGA
- a CDS encoding glycosyltransferase → MSTPALSVVIPAFNEAAYLPRYLPSVLASLTRWEEITGRTGEVIVVDNASTDATADMASSFGVRVVTESVHNIGRVRNTGAAAARGGRLIFTDADVALPLEAVTAAAAAMDAGAVGGAIPPLYTPERLGARLLCAYWDHYRTRRGGAQGVNQFCTTDAFHHIGGYRDDLFMSEDVEFFARLTAHGQATDRPATILDELRVRPSTRRYDQWSSLRMLWWQNPVTARLRLRSPRMWRHWYETTVR, encoded by the coding sequence ATGAGCACCCCCGCCCTGTCGGTAGTGATCCCGGCCTTTAACGAGGCCGCCTACCTGCCCCGCTACCTGCCCTCCGTCCTCGCCTCACTCACCCGCTGGGAGGAGATCACCGGCCGTACGGGAGAGGTGATCGTCGTCGACAACGCCAGCACCGACGCCACCGCCGACATGGCCTCCTCCTTCGGTGTCCGAGTCGTCACCGAGTCCGTCCACAACATCGGCCGGGTCCGCAACACAGGAGCGGCAGCCGCCCGCGGTGGCCGGCTCATCTTCACCGACGCGGACGTGGCTCTGCCCCTGGAGGCGGTCACCGCTGCTGCTGCCGCCATGGACGCCGGGGCCGTCGGCGGCGCCATCCCGCCGCTCTACACCCCGGAACGGCTCGGCGCCCGCCTGCTGTGCGCCTACTGGGACCACTACCGCACCCGGCGCGGCGGGGCCCAGGGCGTCAACCAGTTCTGCACCACCGACGCCTTCCACCACATCGGTGGGTACCGGGACGACCTGTTCATGAGCGAGGACGTGGAGTTCTTCGCCCGCCTCACCGCCCACGGCCAGGCCACCGACCGGCCCGCGACCATCCTCGACGAACTGCGCGTGCGCCCGTCGACCCGCCGCTACGACCAGTGGTCGAGCCTGCGGATGCTCTGGTGGCAGAACCCCGTGACCGCCCGCCTGCGCCTCCGGTCGCCCCGCATGTGGCGCCACTGGTACGAGACGACCGTGCGATGA
- a CDS encoding PIG-L deacetylase family protein, with protein sequence MTKETPVQPQPQPLVDLPVPDGHGIYTFPDDLHRAHQTHTQQLAARHRNDDHRVLEVTAPHARVPYYIEARTPVGRPVLAIEPHHDDFALSASGTFLARPRPLTVATVFTRSRSVHPALEVTYADVDTVSELRDREGTAALAPFVARRHLLGHKDAEPPYRPYNPQVLDQITEEVRRITAAHPGAELLAPAAVTRHPDHLLVHEAAVRLGCTWFWEDLAFWSTYALVGCDQHLFRTRTGATMRPELVDITDAVLDKVTVLRMHGSQMHPARKMYRPIRHAFTTAADLVDGPGLYAERFYRTEEPTC encoded by the coding sequence ATGACGAAGGAGACTCCTGTGCAGCCCCAGCCCCAGCCCTTGGTCGACCTGCCAGTGCCGGACGGGCACGGCATCTACACCTTCCCCGACGACCTCCACCGCGCCCACCAGACGCACACCCAGCAGCTCGCCGCCCGCCACCGGAACGACGACCACCGCGTCCTAGAGGTGACCGCACCCCACGCCCGCGTCCCGTACTACATCGAGGCGCGCACCCCCGTCGGCCGCCCGGTCCTCGCCATCGAACCCCATCACGACGACTTCGCCCTCTCGGCCTCGGGCACCTTCCTCGCCCGCCCCCGACCGCTGACCGTGGCCACCGTCTTCACCCGGTCCCGGAGCGTGCACCCCGCCCTGGAGGTCACGTACGCCGACGTCGACACCGTGTCCGAGCTGCGCGACCGGGAGGGTACCGCCGCGCTCGCGCCGTTCGTCGCCCGCCGACACCTCCTCGGCCACAAGGACGCCGAGCCCCCGTACCGTCCCTACAACCCCCAGGTGCTCGACCAGATCACCGAGGAAGTCCGCCGGATCACCGCGGCCCACCCCGGCGCCGAACTCCTCGCCCCCGCCGCCGTCACCCGCCACCCCGACCACCTCCTCGTCCATGAGGCCGCCGTTCGCCTCGGCTGCACCTGGTTCTGGGAGGACCTAGCGTTCTGGTCGACGTACGCGCTCGTCGGCTGCGACCAGCACCTGTTCCGTACACGTACGGGGGCGACGATGCGGCCCGAGCTGGTCGACATCACCGACGCCGTTCTGGACAAGGTCACCGTCCTGCGGATGCACGGCTCGCAGATGCATCCAGCGCGGAAGATGTACCGGCCGATCCGGCACGCCTTCACCACGGCGGCCGACCTCGTCGACGGGCCCGGCCTCTATGCCGAACGCTTCTACCGAACGGAGGAGCCGACGTGCTGA
- a CDS encoding AAA family ATPase: MLIIALEGPSYAGKSTAIRHLRQTALGSRAFVSDCYVRHIAHRDDIPPAQTDSAAAQLAAFERFMEVEATRVAEAVASGRQFVILDRSVDTLLAHAYALDALFGYGVHHQLRDRLRTLPFLRPDHTLYLDVPAETLHLRRKTAGHTAAESEYFLHEPGFLRHARDYFVHTPRRPVTRELTVLAADAGPDDVAQAVEALVTFLAR, from the coding sequence GTGCTGATCATCGCCCTGGAAGGTCCCTCCTACGCAGGCAAGTCCACGGCGATACGCCACCTCCGCCAGACCGCCCTCGGCTCGCGGGCGTTCGTCTCGGACTGCTACGTCAGGCACATCGCCCACCGCGACGACATCCCTCCGGCCCAGACCGACTCGGCGGCTGCCCAACTCGCCGCCTTCGAGAGGTTCATGGAGGTCGAGGCGACCCGCGTCGCCGAGGCCGTCGCGAGCGGCAGGCAGTTCGTCATCCTCGACCGGTCCGTGGACACCCTCCTCGCCCACGCATACGCCCTGGACGCCCTGTTCGGGTACGGCGTCCACCACCAGCTCCGCGACCGGCTCAGGACGCTCCCGTTCCTGCGCCCGGACCACACCCTCTACCTCGACGTACCGGCGGAGACGCTCCACCTCCGCCGCAAGACCGCCGGCCACACCGCCGCCGAGTCCGAATACTTCCTCCACGAGCCGGGCTTCCTCCGCCATGCCCGCGACTACTTCGTCCACACACCCCGTCGGCCCGTGACGCGAGAGCTCACGGTCCTGGCCGCCGATGCGGGGCCGGACGATGTGGCCCAGGCCGTGGAAGCCCTCGTCACCTTCCTGGCGAGGTGA
- a CDS encoding glycosyltransferase: protein MPTALFAWRRTPPPFLIGGAEVTQQLLAEELAAAGWHVTYLGSHEAPWDGVTQLTDMCAHLDRHCVAYDEADGTLRYRWNGVECAAFMQNNVEHALGSLLGDLSPDVVFTSQEGSAQLAAQARPTALVAGLLHSVSATGLEVLVGRPHYGLAVSGFVQARAPHTPGTRLAVMYPPFALPGEGSGEARTASVLMVNPIPAKGSELLHQLIRLMPEQHFTLVEGWWDTAAGFAAYPNVTYVPRVYDMRPLYRSHLLLLVPSTVEDAFPRVIVEAALHGVPSIGVDRGGIPEAIGDAGIVLPSTAGPETWARAIREADHEALGMRARRQAVTFTRPCLPELRELGI, encoded by the coding sequence ATGCCCACCGCCCTGTTCGCCTGGCGTCGCACCCCGCCCCCGTTCCTCATCGGCGGCGCCGAGGTCACCCAGCAGCTCCTCGCGGAGGAACTCGCCGCCGCCGGCTGGCACGTCACCTACCTCGGCTCACACGAGGCGCCCTGGGACGGGGTCACCCAGCTCACCGACATGTGCGCCCACCTCGACAGGCACTGCGTCGCGTACGACGAGGCGGACGGCACCCTGCGCTACCGGTGGAACGGGGTCGAGTGCGCGGCGTTCATGCAGAACAACGTGGAGCACGCGCTGGGCAGCCTGCTGGGAGACCTCAGCCCCGATGTCGTGTTCACCTCGCAGGAAGGCTCGGCGCAGCTCGCCGCGCAGGCCAGACCGACCGCGCTCGTCGCCGGCCTCCTGCACTCCGTTTCCGCCACTGGCCTGGAGGTCCTCGTCGGCCGACCCCACTACGGCCTCGCCGTGTCGGGTTTCGTCCAGGCACGCGCACCCCACACGCCTGGCACCCGCCTCGCCGTGATGTACCCGCCGTTCGCGCTGCCCGGGGAGGGCTCGGGCGAGGCCCGCACCGCGTCCGTACTCATGGTCAACCCCATCCCCGCCAAGGGATCCGAGCTACTGCACCAGCTCATCCGTCTCATGCCAGAACAGCACTTCACCTTGGTCGAAGGCTGGTGGGACACGGCCGCCGGCTTCGCCGCTTACCCGAACGTGACGTACGTGCCCCGCGTGTACGACATGAGGCCTCTGTACCGCAGCCATCTCCTGCTGCTGGTCCCGTCTACCGTGGAAGATGCCTTCCCCCGCGTGATCGTCGAGGCCGCGCTCCACGGCGTCCCGAGCATCGGGGTCGACCGGGGCGGCATCCCCGAAGCCATCGGCGACGCGGGAATCGTCCTGCCGAGCACAGCCGGCCCCGAGACGTGGGCACGCGCGATCCGGGAGGCGGACCACGAGGCGCTGGGCATGAGGGCCCGGCGTCAGGCGGTCACGTTCACGCGACCGTGCCTGCCCGAGCTCCGGGAGCTGGGGATCTAG
- a CDS encoding phosphotransferase, producing MCVCTADSRIVARVTDANVADRTHLPTDDLAELVRAYDIGEVLDRQHLADGLMNVNWRLDTRAGRFALKRVTDVPLDRLRRNLAVLPVLASYGVPACAPLPTVHGDVIAEVRGGVYCLFSWSAGEHVRGTDLSLTQTSNLGTHLAGLHKALGRAVDEAGMPAVPASVAAEVTEAGRAVQKADRLAGAVSARGAGDAFDRAAGTALEERKILLDKHAHLRPEGDIPAGPHGWTHGDFQYRNLLWADGGVVAVLDWDRLGVRPYAEEVVRTAQVQFGVEGVFDLERVAAFVAGYRSVIPLEPAALLDAARRLWWKRMTDFWQLEFHYGRGDHSCDELFIADEALLHWWTERLDAVERAFTGSA from the coding sequence TTGTGCGTCTGCACGGCCGACTCCCGTATCGTCGCCAGGGTGACCGACGCGAACGTGGCGGACAGGACGCACCTCCCCACAGACGATCTTGCTGAGCTGGTCCGGGCATACGACATCGGCGAAGTGCTGGACCGACAGCACCTGGCCGATGGCCTCATGAACGTGAACTGGCGGTTGGACACCCGGGCCGGGAGGTTCGCCCTCAAGCGGGTCACGGACGTGCCGCTCGATCGGCTGCGTCGCAACCTCGCAGTCCTTCCTGTCCTGGCTTCGTACGGCGTCCCCGCATGTGCCCCACTCCCCACCGTCCACGGCGATGTGATCGCCGAGGTCCGCGGTGGCGTCTACTGCCTCTTTTCCTGGTCGGCCGGGGAACACGTTCGCGGAACTGACCTGTCGCTGACGCAGACGTCCAACCTCGGCACACACCTCGCGGGACTCCATAAGGCACTCGGCCGTGCTGTCGATGAGGCCGGGATGCCCGCAGTGCCGGCCTCGGTCGCCGCTGAGGTGACCGAGGCCGGCCGAGCCGTCCAGAAGGCTGACCGGCTTGCCGGAGCCGTGTCGGCTCGGGGTGCGGGCGACGCTTTCGACAGGGCCGCGGGGACTGCCCTCGAAGAGCGCAAGATCCTCCTCGACAAGCACGCCCACCTGCGCCCCGAGGGAGACATCCCTGCGGGCCCGCATGGCTGGACGCACGGTGACTTCCAGTACCGGAACCTCCTCTGGGCGGACGGCGGAGTGGTCGCCGTCCTGGACTGGGATCGGCTCGGAGTCCGCCCGTACGCGGAAGAAGTCGTTCGTACGGCGCAGGTGCAGTTCGGGGTGGAGGGCGTGTTCGACCTGGAGCGGGTGGCGGCGTTCGTGGCCGGCTACCGGTCGGTGATCCCGTTGGAACCGGCCGCATTGCTCGACGCCGCGCGACGACTGTGGTGGAAGCGGATGACGGACTTCTGGCAGCTCGAGTTCCACTACGGCCGGGGCGACCACTCCTGCGATGAGCTGTTCATCGCCGACGAGGCGCTTCTTCACTGGTGGACGGAGCGGCTCGACGCGGTGGAGCGGGCATTCACCGGATCTGCCTAG